One Burkholderia gladioli genomic window, GCGGGCGTGACATGCCAGGGGCTGAATTGCTCAGTCATCGAATGGGTTCCTTGTAAAGGCATCGCGGGCGAGCGATGCGTTGCGAGTTTGGTGAAAGGGGGAATCGACCATGACCACGGCGGTGGTAGTGGGCGCGGCGAACGCCGTTTGCGCCGCTGACTGGGCGCGAAAGCGACATGCGCGGGCGGTCGGCACGACTGTTGTGGTTCGTGGCGACGGATGGCGCAATCGGCGTTTTCTCCCTCGATATGGCTCCGTCGAGGCAAGGCGCCAAGCCTTGTTTTTAAGTAGTGGCCACTATATTATTTGGCGAACGATGATGCAAGGATTTTTGTAGTGGCCACTAATTTAAATTCTGCAGCCAGGCCGGGGCGTGGTCGTCCACGCATGTTCGATCCCGACACGGCACTTGCGGTTGGTCAGCGCCTGTTTCATATGACCGGCTATGACGCAGTAGGCCTGAGTGCGCTGACGGCCACACTGGGCATCACGCCGCCGAGCTTCTATGCCGCGTTCGGCAGCAAGGCGAAATTCTTCGAACACGTGCTGGAGCGATATGCGAGCACCGAGCTGCCGCTGGCCGGCATCCTGCAGCCGCATCGATCGCCGACGGAGGCGCTCGTGGATTTGCTCGAACTTGCGGCGCACCGTTATGCTCACGATCCCCAATGCACCGGCTGTCTTGTCCTCGAAGCAGCGCGCGGTCACGCGCAAAGCGAGAGCGCGCTGCTCGCGCGCCGGATCGCTGAGCGGCGTCGCGCGGAAATTCGCGCGTTCGTGGCGAGGACACATCCTCGCCGCGCCGATGCGGTGACGGATTACGTGTCGACAGTGATGTCGGGCTTGTCGGGAATGGCGCGCGAGGGGATGCCGGAAGCACGCTTGGTCAAGGTGGCGAGGGCGACGGGAGCCGGGCTCGCGGCGCTGCTGGACTGAGTATCGATCAGTCAGCGTTTGCGTCCCGCGCTTCGGGCAGAACGAGCCGTTCCCACCGGATCCTATCCAGGGGGAAAGCGACGCCGGGTGCACGACAAAACGCTCGCACGGCATGCGCGCACGTCATCCGGAGTTTCGGAATCGAGCGGCGCGGAATTATTTGAAGCCGGTGGACCTTGTCCCGAAGCGGCTGGCCCATGGAACGAGCGAATCGAGCCCCGGCGATTCAACTTCGGGTGCTTGCGCGCCGTCTACCAGGCCTAGACCGATGCGATTATGCCAATACGTGCGTAAGCCGACCTCGGCGGTGCCGAACATGTTCGAACAGCGCGTCGAACTGCTGTATCAGGTCTGCGCCGCGCCGGCACAGCAACTGGCCCTCCTCGGTGAATCTCAGCGTGCGTGCCGTGCGGTCGACCAGCCGCGTAGCCAGCTTCTTTTCGAGTTGCTGCAGCCGCTGCGTGACCGCAGACGGCGACAGCCCGAGTTTTCGGGAGGCGGCCGTGAGACTTCCACTGTCCTGAATCACGAGCAGGAAACGAATGTCGGCGGAGTCGGCCATATCGGTAGCTTCAGGTTCGAGAGTCGGCAAGATTAAATCGCCCGGAAAAGGTATTCAAGCACGGTCACTTCCATGCGACGGTATCTGTCACTTGTGAGTTGCGTGTGCCGAGCGAGCAGGGGCGAGGAGGAGCGAAAGCTTGTCCAGATCCAGCGCCATGCCGGGCAGGGCTTCCGTGTCCAGTACAAGCATCACGATGCATGACGAGAAATTGCGGAAACCGAGTAGCGCGAGATAGGTGCGCAGCGTCGAGATACCGGCCGGCGTGAAAGCGATCAAGGCGGTCAGCCACTATTGGGCCGATACAGCCAGCATGAAGTACTCGCCGTGGCGAGCGGTGGATCCGGGTGGCGCTCGACTCCGCCACGGCGATCCCCGACAATGACGATCCATCCGGTGCATCCACCACCAGCCATGTCGAGAATCCGAGAATTCGCCGTCCTCCTGAGCATCGCGCTGCTTGCCTCGCGCGCGCTGGCGGCTTCGCCCGCTCCCACCGCATCCTCCACGTCGTCCGCTCCCGTCGTGATGGTGCATTTCACTTTCTACGAACGCGAGCTGCCGCGGTTGCGCCAGCTCGAGCAAGCCTTGCGCGTGCAAATCGAGCGCGCGCAGGCGGGCGAGCTTGGCGAGACCGAATTGCATCTGGACGGCAACGACGGCTACCTGTACATGTACGGCTCCGACGCCGACCGGCTGTATGCGCTCGTCAGTGCCACGCTGAGAGCTTCGCGGCTGATGCGAGGTGCCGAAGTCACGCAGTGGCGCGGTGCCGGCAGCAGGACCTTCCCGCTCCATCCCGCCACCGGCGGTTGAGCCGGTTCGCGATACGATCGCGAGCATCGCGGCATCGCGCGCCCCGCCGATCGCATTGACCTCGCGGCAGCACTCGCGGTACAACGATGCAGCGCCGCGATCACGACGGTGCGATCGACCGGCGAGCGCATCGGTTTCCCCGTGCCGGTCCCATGTCAATAACGAAAAGAGAGGGCCGTGTGGTGACGAACGACTACACACTGGCACCGCACGATGCGGCCGACACGCATCGCGGTACCGACGCGACGATTCCATGGTGCGAACGCGCGACGCATATCCACGTATTCAACGGCGACGCGGACGGCCTTTGCGCCCTGCAGCAGCTTCGGCTCGTCGAAGGCGAGGGCAGTGCGCTCGTGACGGGCGTCAAGCGCGACATTCGCCTGCTCGCGCGCGTGAATGCCGATGCGGATTGTTGCGTGACGGTGCTCGACCTGTCGCACGACAGCAATCGCGACGACGTCGCCCGGTTGCTCGCGGGCGGCGCCGCGATTCGCTATTTCGACCACCACTTCGCGGGCAGCGTGCCGTCTCATCCCGCGCTGCAGGCGCATATCGATACGAGTACCAATGTTTGCACCAGCACGCTGGTCGACCGTTATCTCGGCGGGCGTCATGCGCAATGGGCGGTGGCCGCGGCCTTCGGCGATTCGCTGCCGCGGCTCGGCGCGGCGCTCGCGCATCGCCATGCACTCGCCGCCGACACCGTGGAGGCGCTCGCGCTGCTGGGACGCTGCCTCAACTACAACGCTTACGGCGACGATCCGGCCGATCTGTTCTATGCGCCCGAGGTGCTGGCCGAGGCGATGTTGCCCTATGCCGATCCACTCGCCTTCGTGGCCGGCACCGGCATCCTGGCGGTGTTGGCCGAGGGTTACCGCAGCGACCTGCACGAGGCCTGCGCGGTGCAGCCCGAATACGATCTGCCGGGTGTCGCGATGCTGGTGCTGCCTTCGCAGCGCTGGGCGCGCCGTGTGAGCGGCGTGCTGGCCAACGAGCTGATGCAGCAGCGGCCCGGGCGCGCGCTCGCCGTGCTGAGCCCGCGGCGCGGCGGCGGCTACGTGGTGAGCGTGCGCGTGCCGGCCGGCAGGCAGCACGGGGCGGACGATTTCTGTCGCGGTTTCGCGACCGGTGGGGGGCGCAAGCTTGCCGCCGGCATCAATCACCTGGCCGAATGCGACGTCGATCGCTTCGCCAGCGAGTTCCGCGGCACCTACGCCGACTAAGCGATCCTCCCCCGCGCGATCGGGCGCCCGGTGCTGGCCCGCGCGTTCGTCACCCCGAGCTACGCCACTGCGCCCTATGAACCTGTCCAATCCGATTTCACGATCGCTGCGCGCGATCGCCTTCAGCCTGGCCTGCGCCGCGTGCGTGCCGGCCCATGGCTACGAATTCTATGCACTCGGCGACAGCCTGACCGACAACGGCCGGGTGGTCAGGCTGACCGGAATCCTGCCCAACGCCACTTCCACGATCTTCCGCGACGGCCGCTCGTCCGACGGCCCGGTCTGGGCGGAATACCTGCCGGGCCTGATCGGCGCGAACTTCAGGGCGGACGACGACTATGCGATCAACGGCGCGCTGAGCGGCCACGGCGGCTACCTGAACATCGTGGCGAACCAGCCGGCCTGGCGCAACATGCCGGGCTTCATCGACCAGGTGGACGAGTTGCTGGCGGCGCATCCACGGCTCGGCGCCAACGATCTGGTCGGCATCTGGATCGGCACCAACGACCAGGACCTGACCAAGGCCGCGCTCAACGGCATCGAGCCGTTCCTCGGCGTGCCGCGGCCGACCGACATCGCGCAGATGAGCGCCTATACGCTGTCGAACCTGAACACGCAGTTGCAGCGGCTGGTCGATGCGGGCGCCCGGCAGTTCGTGGTCCTGAACCTCAACGACGACGCGGGAAGCCGGCCCGGCTACGTCGACTACAACGGCAAGCTGCCCGGCGAGCTCGCGCAGTTCTCGCGGCGCGGCGTGAATGTGCATCTGTTCGACGTCGCCGGGCTGCTCAACCAGATGCGCGCGAACCCGTCGGCCTACGGGCTCAACGATACCCCGGAGGTGCAATGCCGCGCCGTGCCGGCCTGCAATACCGGCTCGGTGGCGGTGCAGAACACCTATCTGACCGCCGACGGCACCCATGTCATGACCAGCGTCCACCAATACATCGCGCGTTACATCGCCAACCAGCTCGATGCCCCGGCCGCGCTCTCCACCGCCCCCGAGATGGGGCTCGACGCGGTGCGCGCCAGCACGCAGCAGGCGCTCGCGATGGCCGAAGGCGGCGCCGGCGGCCCGGCACGCGCGATGCTGTCCGAGCGCGTGTCGATCGCGGTGGCGGGCGGCTACACGCGCGACTTCCATGGCGCGGCGAAGGGCATCGATGCATTCGACAGCAACGTCGAGAATTTCTCGGTCGGCGCCGAGTATCGCCTGTCGGGCGTCTCGCGGATCGGCGCGGTGTTGTCGAGCGGCAATGCCGGCGCCTGGCTCGACAACGGGCAGGGCGAACTCGGCCTGCATGCCTATCGCCTCGGCGTCTATCATGCGTTCGATCGCGCCGGGCTGTTCACCCGCGTGTACGTGGGCGCCGGCTGGGAGCGCTACCGGCTCGAGCGGACCGCGGTGCTCGCGCCGTCGCTCGACGGCGGCACCAGCGGCTTCGATTTCGGCGCCGTGTTCAAGCTCGGTTATCTGTACCCGCTCGGTGTTGCGAGGCTTGGGCCGGTGGCCGACATCGGCTACCAGCAGCTCGTCATGCGCGGCTACACCGAAACCGGCGATCCGATCCTGGTGCAGAACGTCGGCGTGCAGCGCCTCAAAGGCGCGAGCGGCGGGGCCGGGCTGCGCATGACGCTGCCGCTCGCCGCGGCCGGGCTGCGCGGCGGCGAGTTCGAGGTCGAGGCCGCCCTGCGCCACGACGCCTTCGACAGCCGCACGCTCGAAACCTCGCAGCGCTATGCGCCGGCCTTGCCGATCGAGACGGCGGTGGATGGCGCCAGCGCGACCTACGGCCGGCTGTCGATGGCGGCGAGCTTCCAGGCGAACCGCTACTGGCGCGGCAAGCTCGGCCTGCTGACCGATTTCGGCAACGCCCGGCGCCGCAGCTACGACCTGTTCGCTACGCTCGGCGCATCGTTCTAGGCGCCGCGCTAGGAATCGGAGGGCGTGAGCGGCGCGGTGCGCGGCGGGTTTGCGCGGCAGACATGGCGGATCGACAGGAACAGCGCAGCCGCCACCGCCAGCCCCAGCGCGCCGATCACGAGCACCGGCGAGAACGCGACGGTGGAGGCGGTGACCAGGCCGGCCACCGGCAGGAACGCGGTGGTGACCGAGGTCGTGGCGCCGATACCCTGGGCGATCTGGCTGGCCGGGATCAGTTCGTAGCGCATGTGGCGAAAGAAGATGCCATACAGAGCGCTGCCGACGATCAGCAAGCCGAACGCCACGCAGAACGCCCAGGGCCCGACGTCGAGCGCGCACAGCGCGGCGGCCGCCGCGAGGCTGGCGGTGCCGAGCGTGCCGAAATCGGCGGGCGGCCGGCGTCCGGCGAGGCGCGGCACGAGGATGCACAGCGCGAACGAAATCGTGCCGCCGACGAAGCTCGGCAAGGCGCTGTAGGCGATCGGCATGCGGTAGTGGCCGATCATGACCGGCGCGATCAGCGATTGGAACACCCCGAACAGCACGTTCAGCAAGCCGGCGGCGAGAGTGAGCGTGAGCAGGCGCGCGTTCGCCGCGAGCGTCGCGAAGCGCCGCCATTCCTCGGCCGGCGTCCATCTGTCGAGGATGGCGGCGGCCAGGATCGAGGTGGCGCCGCGCCACGCGAACGATGCGGCCAGCACGAGCGCGTAGCCGAGCGCGAGGCCGTCGATCGCCGCGAGCGGCGAGAGATGCGCGACGGCCAGCGCCGCCGCGCCCGGACCCACCAGCCGCGCCAGCGGCTCCAGCAACTGCGAGCGGATCTGGAAGCCTTGCAGCGTCCCGGGTTCGAGCCGTCGAGCCGCGCTCGCCTCGTAGTACACCAGCGTCATCCCCGAACACAGCGACACCGCGCTCGAGAGGGTCCAGCCGTATTGCGTGCGGCCCAGCACCGCCCAGGCGAGCATCAGCACGACGCGCAATATCTCGACGAGGTAGACCAGCCACTTGCCCTTGCTGCGATCGACGATCGAGCCGAAGATCGGCGAGAGCAGCGCGCGCGGCAGGAATTCCACGAAGTAGGCGATACCGACGGCGAGGGTGCTGCCGCTGCTCTGCTCGTATACCAGCAGCGGCAGGGTGAAGGCCTTCGCGTAGTCGAGCGCGAGCGTGGCCACGCGCAGCAGCGTGAAAGGCAGGTCGCGCTCGCCGTCAGGCTGCGCGCTGCACGAGGGTGGCGGGGCGGAGCGGGGCACGCCGGCCTAGCGTCCCTGAAGGCCGGCCGCGTCCCCCGCTCGCCGCGCCGCTCGAATCGTCAGCGGGCCGCGGCGCTCGCCACCGCGCGCGCCAGGTCGGCGAACAGGCGCTCGCGCTCGGCGCGCGAGGCACGCGAGGCGCTCAGGAAGGCGGCAATCACGAGCCGGTGTCCGTCGGGCCAGGTGAGGATGCCGATATCGTTGAACGCGGCGGTGGTGCCGTTGACCGTCAGCGAGGTGCCGCACTTGTCGGCGAACGTGACGCCGGGCGGCAGGCCGGCGCGCAGCCGGCGCGGCTGCGTCTGATCCCGCAGCAGCCCGAGCAGGCGCCGCGTGGCGGTGGGTGGGAGCAGCTCGCCGCCGGCCAGCTTGCGCAGGAATTCGGCCGCGGCCAGCGGCGTGGTGCGGTTGCGCGGGTCGGCCAGGTAGGCGTCGAGGCCGCCCTGCAGGCGCCGGCTGCGTTGCTGCGCGCTTTCCGCGGGCGGCGGGGCCGGAGATGCGCCGAGATTGCCGAAGATCCGCGAGACCTCGCCCTCGTCCATGTCGACACGCATGCCCTCGATGCCATGCGCGCGCAGCCAGCCGGTGACGACGGCCGGGCCGCCCACGGCTCGCAGCAGCGCATCCGCGGCGGTGTTGTCGCTGTCGCTGACGGCCGCGCGCAGCAGCGTGTCGACCGTGAAGCTCATCTGCTGGCCCTGGAAGGTTTCGCGAATTGGGCTGTGGCCGCCGCGCAGCTGGTCGCGCGTGATCGTGATGCGCTGCCCGAGCGGCAACCTGCCCTGTTCCGCGAGGTCCAGCACGGTGGCGCCGAGCGGCGCCTTGAAGACGCTCATCATGGGAAACGGCAGCGTGCCGTTGACCTGCCAGCGGGCGGGCCGCTCCAGGTCCAGCACGACCACGCCCAGCGTGCCGGGGCGCGCGGCCTGCGCGAAGCGCTCGAGCGTGGCCTGCAGCGCGTCGTGGCGCGCATCGCCGGCTCGTGCGGCGCCCGTCGCGGCCGGCGTGCCGGCGCAGGCCGGCGGCGCGGCCAGCACGGCGCAGACGATGCTGCCCGCGGCGGCGCGCAGGACGGCGGATAGCCAATGCATGTTCATCGATCTCCATTCCGGTTGACGGCCCGCGGCGGCCGCGCGCCGCGATGCGGCGGGCCGCCTGCGCGAACGCCGCCCGGGTCGCGGGCGGCGCCTCGGCGCGGGAGCGGGCCAGGGCAGGCCCTCTATGGTAGATCAGGTCGATCATGGATCGGCGCGTCCGGCGGACTCAATCCTGGGTGATGCCTTGCCGGGCCGGCTGCTGCGTCGAATACGCGTTGCGCCGGCGGAACCAGGCCGCGAGCCGGTTGGACAGGGCGTCGAGGTAGAGATAGATGACGGGCGTGGTGAACAGGGTGAGCGCCTGGCTGACGATCAGGCCGCCCACCATCGCGTAGCCGAGCGGGCGGCGCAGCTCCGAGCCGATGCCGTCGGCGATGATCAGCGGCAGCGCGCCGAACAGGGCGGTCATGGTGGTCATCATGATGGGACGGAAGCGCAGCAGGCTGGCATTGCGGATCGCCTCGTACGAGCTCATGCCCTGTTCGCGCGTCGCCACGATGGCGAAGTCCACCATCATGATGCCGTTCTTCTTCACGATGCCGATCAGCAGGATCACGCCGATCAGGGCGATCAGGTTGAAGTCGTACTTGAACAGCCAGAGCGTGGCAATCGCGCCGACGCCGGCCGACGGCAGTGTGGAAAGGATGGTCCACGGATGCACGAAGCTGCCGTACAGCGCGCCGAGCACCAGGTAGGCGACGATTAGCGCCGCCACGATCAGCATCGGCATGGTCGAGAGCGTGCTCTGGAACGCCTGCGCCGTACCCTGGAACGCGCTGATGATGGCGGGCGGCAGGTTCATCGCCGCCAGGGCCGTGTCGATGGCGGCGGTCGCCTCGCCCAGCGAAACCCCCGGCGCGAGGTTGAAGCTGATCGTCACCGACGGGAAGTGCGCCTGGTGGTTGATCGACAGCGGCTGGGTGGTGTCGGTGGTCCAGCGTGCCACCGCCGACAGCGGCACCTGCTCGCCCGAGGGCGACTTCAGGTACATCTTGTCGAGCGTGGACGGGTCGCGCTGCAGCGAGGGCAGCGCCTCCATCACCACCTTGTAGGTCGAGAGCTGGGTGAAGTACTGGCCGATCTGACGCGAGCCGAACGCGTCGTAGAGGGTGCCGTCGATGGCCTGCGGCGTCAGTCCGTATCGCGCGGCCTGGTCGCGGTCGATGCGGATGCTCAGCGCGGAGCCGTTGACCTGCTGGTCGCTCGCCACGTCACGCAGCTGCGGCAGGTCCGAGAGGCGCGCCAGCACCCGCGGCGACCATCCCGTGAGCAGCCCCACATCGGCGCTCTGCAGCGTGAGCTGGTATTGCGTGCGCGCGAGCCGCGCGCCGATGATCAGGTCCTGGGCGGCCTGCAGGTACATGCGCACGCCCGCCACCTTGGCGAATTGCGGGCGCAGCCGGCGGATCACCTCGTCGGCGCTGGCGTCGCGCTGGCCGCGCGGCTTGAGCGTGATGTACCAGCGGCCGTTGTTGACGGTGGTGCCCGCGTAGGCGCTGCCGCCGACGGCCATCTGGCAGTGCTCGACCGCCGGATCGGCGCGGATGATGGCGGCCAGCGCCGCCGAGTGGCGCGCCATGTCCTCGACGGAGATGGTCTGCGAGGCCTCGGACACGCCGGTGATCACGCCGGTGTCCTGCTGCGGGAAAAAGCCCTTCGGGATGCCCGCGTAGAGCAGCACCGACGCGGCCACCGAGGCGAAGAACAGGCACAGGGTGAGGAAGCGGTGCGTCAGCGCCACGTCGAGCGCGCGCTCGTAACCGCGCGCGAGGCGCGCGAAGGCGCGCTCGAAGCGGCTGGGCCGCCGGGCCCGTTCGGCATCGCTGGCGCCCCCGCGCAGCATGTAGGCGGCCATCATCGGCGTGAGCGTGAGCGAGACGAAGGCCGACACCAGGATGGTCATCGACAGCGTCACCGCGAATTCGCGGAACATCCGTCCGATGATGCCGCCCATCAGCAGCAGCGGCAGCAGCACGGCCACCAGCGAGATGCTGATCGAGGCGATCGTGAAGCTGGTCTCGTCGAGCCCCTTGAGCGCGGCGCGCATCGGCGGCTCGCCGTGCTCCACGTGGCGCGCGATGTTCTCCACCATCACGATCGCGTCGTCCACCACGAAGCCCACCGCGATCGTCATCGCCATCAGCGAGATGTTGTCGAGGCTGTAGCCGCAGGCCCACATCAGCGCGCAGGCGCCGAGCAGCGACACCGGCACGGTGATGGCGGGAATCATGGTGGTGCGCGCGCTGCCGAGGAAGGCGTAGATCACCACCACCACCAGCACCACGTTGAGCAGCAGGGTCAGCTCGATGTCGAGCAGCGAGGCGCGGATGGTCTGGGTGCGGTCGGCCAGGATGCGCACCTTCAGCGACGGCGGCAGCGACGCGGTCAGCTCCGGCAGGCGCGCGCGGATCTGGTCGACGGTGGCCACGGTGTTCGCGCCGGGCTTCTTGTAGATGCCGACCGAGACCGCGCGCTTGCCGTCGATCCAGGCCGCCAGCGTGTTGTCCTCGGGGCCGAGCACGGCGCGCCCGATGTCGCGCACGCGGATCGGCGCGCCGTCGCGATAGGCGACGATCGCCTCGTTCCACTGCGCGGGCTGGGTGAGCTGGCCGTCGGTGTAGATCGTGTAGGAGCGCGTGGCGCCGTTGAAGATGCCTTTCGGATTGACGCCCGAGAGCGCCGCCAGCGCGTGGCGCACCTCCTCCGAGGACAGGCCGCGCGCGGCCAGCTTGACCGGATCGAACTGGATCCGGATCGACGGCTTCTGCTGGCCGCCGATCGACACGGCGCCCACGCCGTCGATCTGGCTCAGGCTCTTGGTGAGGCGCGTTTCCACGTAATCGTCGATGGTGGTCAGCGGCAGGGTGTCCGAGGTCGCGCTGAGTAGCAGGATCGGCGCGTCGGCCGGATTGACCTTCTGGAAGGTGGGTGGCGAGGGCAGGTTGGCGGGCAGTTGCGCCGCGGCCGCGTCGATCGCGGCCTGCACGTCGTTGGCCGCGGCGTCGATGCTGCGGTCCAGCGCGAACTGCAGCACGATCGAGGTCGAACTGAGCGTGCTCTGCGAGGTCATCTGCACCACCGACGGAATCTTCGAGAACTGCGTCTCGAGCGGCTGCGCGAGCGTCGAGGCGACCGATTCCGGATCGGCGCCGGGCAGCACGGCCGACACCTGGATGGTCGGGAATTCGACCTGCGGCAGCGGCGCGACCGGCAGGTGCTGGTACGCGGCCAGGCCGGCGAACAGGATGCCGGCGGTCAGCAGGCAGGTGGCGACGGGGTAGCGGATGAACACCGCGAACAGGTTGGTACGCATCTCAGTCGGCACCCAGCGTGAGGCTGCCCGAGCCCGCATCGAGCGCATGGGGGACGTCGGCGGTGGTATCGGCGCGCAGCGGCGCGGCGGGCGGGGGCAGCAGTGTCGCCGCGACCCGCGCGCCGTCCTGCAGCCGGTACTGGCCCTGCACGACCACCCGCTCGCCCGACTTCAGCCCGCTGGCGATCACGGCATGGCCGAGCACGCGCGGCCCGAGCCGGACCGGGCGCGGCGCGACCGTATCGCCGGCGCCGATCACGTAGACGAAATGACCGTTCGGCCCTGTCTGGATCGCGTCGTCCGGCACCGCGAGCACGTCGCGCAGGGTGTCCACCACGGTGCGGATCATGACCGACTGCCCCGGCCAGAGCGCGCCGTCGGCATTGGCGAAGCTGCCTTTCAGGCGAATCACGCCGCTGTTGACGTCGACGCGGTTGCCGATCGTCTCCAGGTGGCCGCGCGACAGCACGCGGGTGCCGTCGGTGTTCAGCGCCACCACCTCCACCTTGCCGCCGCGCATGGCGGCCTGGATGTCGGGCAGCGCGTTCTGCGACTGCGCGTACATCACCGTGATGGGCGCGGTGGTGACCAGCGTGAGGATCGGCGTGTCGTTGGCGCGCACGATGTTGCCCTGGTCGGCGAGCCGGAAGCCGACGCGTCCCGAGATCGGCGCGCGTACCGTCGTGTAGTCCACCGACACGCGCGCGTTGGCCACCGCCGCGCGATCGCCGCGAACCTGCGCGACCAGCTCGTCCACGCGCGCGCGCTGTGCCTCGAGCGCCTGCGTGGAGGTCGCGTTGACCTCGGCGAGCCGCTCGTGGCGGGTCAGCTCGAGGCGCGCGTTGGCGAGCGTGGCCTGATCCTGCGCGAGGCGCGCCGCGGCCTGATCGGCCTGGGCCTGGAATGCGCGGCGGTCGATGTCCACCAGGGCGTCGCCCTCGCGCACCTGCTGCCCTTCCTTGAAATGGATCCCGGTGATCTGGCCGTCGACCTGGCTGCGCACCGTGACGTCGTAGAGCGGCGTCACCGTGCCGACCCCGGTCAGGTAGACCGGCACGTCCATCGCGCCGACCGTGGCCGCGGTCACGGGCACGGCGGGGGCGGCCTTGGCTGCCTGCGCATGCGCCGTGTCGGGCGAGCGGGCCAGCCATGCGAGCAGGCCGACCGCGATCAGCGATGTCGTTGTGAGGGCAAGCAGATGGCGGCGTGTGGCGAAAGACATGGGCGTGCGGTTGCTGAGGTCGACGGGAAAAGGATGCGCCGCGGCGCCTGGCGGCGTCGCGGCGAGGAAGGCGAGGGGGCGCGCGACGCGCTCGGCGCGAGCCGGCGTGTCGTGGCGCGGGCGATCATTGGCTCCAGCGCTCGGTGCTCGCGAAGAAATCGTCGATGCTGTGCTGTCCGCCCTCGGCCAGCGCACGCTCGTGGATGAACATCGAGACGGCCAGGTCCAGCACGCCCAGGCCGAACGGCGAGAAGATCACCGGCTTGCCGGGGTCGAGGCGCAGCGTGCCGAGGATATGCTGGCCGATCGTGCCCGAGACGAAATCGCGATGGCCGTAGCGCTGCTGCGCGAGATGGGGCGAGGTGTTGGCCTTCATGCAGTGCTCGACGTCGTCGAACACGTTGTTCGCGGCGAGCAGCGTGTCGGGCTCGAGATCTCGCAGCGACACGTTGAGTACCCGCTGCGATGCCGTGAAGCGATAGTCCGCCGGCACCCACGGCGCGCCCGCCGTGGTCGCCAGCACCACCAGCTCGGCGCCGAGCGCCTGCTCGGCGCTGCAGGTGCGCACCGGATAGACGTCGCGCGAGGAAAGGTTGCGGGCGAAGGCCTCGGCATGCTCGGGCGATTGGTCGTGGATGCCAACCTCGTCGAAATGCCAGCCGGCCGCCTTGAAGTATTCGAGGATGGTGCTCGCGATCACGCCGCCGCCGATCACGCCCAGGCTCGCCGCGCGTCGTTGAGCGGGGCCGAGCCGGGTCGCGGCGAGCACCGCCGACGCGGCGGTGCGCGCCGCGCTGATCTGCGAGGCCTCGAGGCAGGCGAACGGGTAGCCGGTCTCGTAGTCGTTGAGCACCACCACGGCCGAGGCGCGTTGCAGGTTCGCCTCGATGTTGCGTGGATAGCTGGCGATCCATTTGATGCCCGACACGAAGCGGGCGCGATCGACGTCCCGGATCGCCGCGGGCAAGGCGATGATGCGGGCTTCGGGCTTGTCGTCGAAGCGCAGGAAATAGCTGTCCGGGTTATTCGTGCCGCCGAGCTCGTGCAGCCGGTAGCCGTGTTCGACGATGTCGATGATGTCGCGTTTCGAAGTGGCGAGCAGCTCGGCGATGTAGCTGCCGCCGATCACGCTGAACGGGCGCGGCCGATTAGACAT contains:
- a CDS encoding TetR/AcrR family transcriptional regulator encodes the protein MFDPDTALAVGQRLFHMTGYDAVGLSALTATLGITPPSFYAAFGSKAKFFEHVLERYASTELPLAGILQPHRSPTEALVDLLELAAHRYAHDPQCTGCLVLEAARGHAQSESALLARRIAERRRAEIRAFVARTHPRRADAVTDYVSTVMSGLSGMAREGMPEARLVKVARATGAGLAALLD
- the bla gene encoding class A beta-lactamase; translation: MHWLSAVLRAAAGSIVCAVLAAPPACAGTPAATGAARAGDARHDALQATLERFAQAARPGTLGVVVLDLERPARWQVNGTLPFPMMSVFKAPLGATVLDLAEQGRLPLGQRITITRDQLRGGHSPIRETFQGQQMSFTVDTLLRAAVSDSDNTAADALLRAVGGPAVVTGWLRAHGIEGMRVDMDEGEVSRIFGNLGASPAPPPAESAQQRSRRLQGGLDAYLADPRNRTTPLAAAEFLRKLAGGELLPPTATRRLLGLLRDQTQPRRLRAGLPPGVTFADKCGTSLTVNGTTAAFNDIGILTWPDGHRLVIAAFLSASRASRAERERLFADLARAVASAAAR
- a CDS encoding autotransporter domain-containing esterase is translated as MNLSNPISRSLRAIAFSLACAACVPAHGYEFYALGDSLTDNGRVVRLTGILPNATSTIFRDGRSSDGPVWAEYLPGLIGANFRADDDYAINGALSGHGGYLNIVANQPAWRNMPGFIDQVDELLAAHPRLGANDLVGIWIGTNDQDLTKAALNGIEPFLGVPRPTDIAQMSAYTLSNLNTQLQRLVDAGARQFVVLNLNDDAGSRPGYVDYNGKLPGELAQFSRRGVNVHLFDVAGLLNQMRANPSAYGLNDTPEVQCRAVPACNTGSVAVQNTYLTADGTHVMTSVHQYIARYIANQLDAPAALSTAPEMGLDAVRASTQQALAMAEGGAGGPARAMLSERVSIAVAGGYTRDFHGAAKGIDAFDSNVENFSVGAEYRLSGVSRIGAVLSSGNAGAWLDNGQGELGLHAYRLGVYHAFDRAGLFTRVYVGAGWERYRLERTAVLAPSLDGGTSGFDFGAVFKLGYLYPLGVARLGPVADIGYQQLVMRGYTETGDPILVQNVGVQRLKGASGGAGLRMTLPLAAAGLRGGEFEVEAALRHDAFDSRTLETSQRYAPALPIETAVDGASATYGRLSMAASFQANRYWRGKLGLLTDFGNARRRSYDLFATLGASF
- a CDS encoding membrane protein codes for the protein MPRSAPPPSCSAQPDGERDLPFTLLRVATLALDYAKAFTLPLLVYEQSSGSTLAVGIAYFVEFLPRALLSPIFGSIVDRSKGKWLVYLVEILRVVLMLAWAVLGRTQYGWTLSSAVSLCSGMTLVYYEASAARRLEPGTLQGFQIRSQLLEPLARLVGPGAAALAVAHLSPLAAIDGLALGYALVLAASFAWRGATSILAAAILDRWTPAEEWRRFATLAANARLLTLTLAAGLLNVLFGVFQSLIAPVMIGHYRMPIAYSALPSFVGGTISFALCILVPRLAGRRPPADFGTLGTASLAAAAALCALDVGPWAFCVAFGLLIVGSALYGIFFRHMRYELIPASQIAQGIGATTSVTTAFLPVAGLVTASTVAFSPVLVIGALGLAVAAALFLSIRHVCRANPPRTAPLTPSDS